In Kitasatospora sp. NBC_00240, the following are encoded in one genomic region:
- a CDS encoding phosphatase PAP2 family protein has protein sequence MTDLLRPAPPDKKTDRALRARRGAARLRLLAWPVYFGVLAWYVDENGLPYANDVVFCCLIGALVAASLHSGRGLRGSLLVLRDWVPVMAVVWVYSLLRGYGAHTPWPVRFEPQLSIDTFLGGGETWTVRLQEWLYHPGRPRWYDYAGVAVYMSHFFVIFVTLAVLWRRDHGRFRQLLGGYVLLTYVGFATYILYPADPPWLTSLEGHMPAVTRVVQDLLNSSGMPRAGSIFENGSQFANDVAAMPSLHAAYPMLLAVFFWRTANRPARVLLAAYPLAMAFVLVYGAEHFIIDILVGWAYAAGVWFALDRFLRARRERRERRAGVPAGA, from the coding sequence ATGACCGACTTGCTCCGCCCCGCGCCGCCCGACAAGAAGACCGACAGGGCATTGCGCGCCCGGCGGGGCGCCGCCCGGCTGCGTCTGCTGGCCTGGCCGGTCTACTTCGGCGTGCTGGCCTGGTACGTGGACGAGAACGGGCTCCCGTACGCCAACGACGTGGTGTTCTGCTGCCTGATCGGCGCGCTGGTCGCGGCCTCCCTGCACAGCGGCCGCGGCCTGCGCGGGTCCCTGCTGGTGCTGCGCGACTGGGTCCCGGTGATGGCCGTGGTCTGGGTCTACTCGCTGCTGCGCGGGTACGGGGCGCACACGCCGTGGCCGGTGCGGTTCGAGCCGCAGCTGAGCATCGACACCTTCCTCGGCGGCGGCGAGACCTGGACGGTCCGGCTGCAGGAGTGGCTGTACCACCCGGGGCGGCCGCGCTGGTACGACTACGCCGGCGTCGCGGTCTACATGTCGCACTTCTTCGTGATCTTCGTGACGCTCGCGGTGCTCTGGCGGCGCGACCACGGCCGGTTCCGGCAGTTGCTGGGCGGCTACGTCCTGCTCACCTACGTCGGCTTCGCCACCTACATCCTCTACCCGGCCGACCCGCCCTGGCTGACCTCCCTGGAGGGCCACATGCCGGCCGTCACCCGGGTCGTGCAGGACCTGCTGAACTCCAGCGGGATGCCCAGGGCCGGGTCGATCTTCGAGAACGGCAGCCAGTTCGCCAACGACGTCGCCGCGATGCCCTCGCTGCACGCCGCCTACCCGATGCTGCTCGCGGTGTTCTTCTGGCGGACGGCGAACCGGCCGGCCCGGGTGCTGCTGGCCGCCTACCCGCTGGCGATGGCCTTCGTCCTGGTCTACGGCGCCGAGCACTTCATCATCGACATCCTGGTCGGCTGGGCCTACGCCGCCGGGGTCTGGTTCGCGCTGGACCGGTTCCTACGGGCCCGGCGGGAGCGGCGGGAGCGGCGCGCCGGGGTACCGGCGGGGGCCTGA
- a CDS encoding sensor domain-containing protein — MDTGTAWQALRRPGLLRTRWPWRAAGYLLLSGSAGLLMGTGLLLCGTIAGVLALVLVGLPLLAALALAGVPFAALERRLLRLVDRTPVAAPHREPARPGLAAWLRVRFQERATWRELGHAALAGFVLWPVDLVAVGFVLVVPGQLIASPLLLALDGEQVNVLKVWQVESPMLTAVSAVGGVLLLAGLAYPLTALAAGRAALTRMLLEPTGQELRIGELVSSRARLVDAFEAERRRIERDLHDGAQQRLVALSMSLGLARLDAPPGGPLAGRLAEAQREAVEVLAELRELINGIHPQVLTDRGLPDACADVADRSPVPVVVAFDLPGRLPAAIESAGWFAVCEALANVAKHSGARGARVDGRYAGGLLTIEVRDDGVGGADPAGGSGLTGLADRVSVVDGTLTVSSPPGGPTLLRVEIPCTPSPPCTPSPP; from the coding sequence ATGGACACCGGTACGGCCTGGCAGGCGCTGCGGCGCCCCGGCCTCCTGCGCACCCGCTGGCCCTGGCGGGCGGCCGGGTACCTGCTGCTGAGCGGCTCGGCCGGACTGCTGATGGGCACCGGGCTGTTGCTCTGCGGGACCATCGCCGGGGTGCTCGCCCTGGTGCTGGTGGGCCTGCCGCTGCTGGCGGCGCTCGCGCTGGCGGGGGTGCCCTTCGCGGCGCTGGAGCGGCGGTTGCTGCGACTGGTCGACCGGACGCCGGTGGCGGCCCCGCACCGGGAGCCGGCCAGGCCGGGGCTGGCCGCCTGGCTCCGGGTGCGTTTCCAGGAGCGGGCGACCTGGCGGGAGTTGGGGCACGCGGCGCTGGCGGGGTTCGTCCTGTGGCCGGTCGACCTGGTGGCGGTCGGCTTCGTGCTGGTCGTACCGGGCCAGCTGATCGCCTCGCCGCTGCTGCTCGCGCTGGACGGCGAGCAGGTGAACGTCCTGAAGGTCTGGCAGGTCGAATCGCCCATGCTCACCGCCGTGTCGGCGGTCGGCGGGGTGCTGCTGCTGGCCGGGCTGGCCTATCCGCTGACGGCGCTGGCGGCGGGCCGGGCGGCGCTCACCCGGATGCTGCTGGAGCCCACCGGGCAGGAGCTGCGGATCGGCGAACTGGTCAGTTCCCGGGCGCGGCTGGTGGACGCCTTCGAGGCCGAGCGGCGCCGGATCGAGCGGGACCTGCACGACGGCGCCCAGCAGCGCCTGGTCGCCCTGTCGATGTCCCTGGGGCTGGCCCGGCTGGACGCGCCGCCCGGCGGGCCGCTGGCCGGCCGGCTCGCCGAGGCTCAGCGCGAAGCGGTGGAAGTCCTGGCCGAACTAAGGGAGTTGATCAACGGGATCCACCCGCAGGTGCTCACCGACCGCGGGCTGCCGGACGCCTGCGCCGATGTCGCCGATCGGTCCCCCGTCCCGGTGGTGGTGGCCTTCGACCTGCCCGGCCGGTTGCCGGCGGCGATCGAGTCGGCCGGGTGGTTCGCGGTCTGCGAGGCGCTGGCGAACGTCGCCAAGCACAGCGGCGCCCGCGGTGCCCGGGTCGACGGGCGTTACGCTGGCGGCCTGTTGACGATCGAGGTACGGGACGACGGGGTGGGCGGCGCCGACCCGGCCGGGGGCAGCGGGCTGACCGGGCTGGCCGACCGGGTGTCGGTGGTCGACGGCACGCTGACGGTGAGCAGCCCGCCCGGTGGCCCGACCCTGCTGCGCGTGGAGATCCCTTGCACCCCGAGCCCGCCCTGCACCCCGAGCCCGCCCTGA
- a CDS encoding response regulator transcription factor: MRVVLAEDAVLLREGLIGLLGRFGHRVVAAVGDAEALRAAVEAHRPDIVVTDVRMPPGQSDEGLRAAVALRERWPGLPVLVLSQYVQRSYAAELLDSGDGSGVGYLLKDRVGQVEEFLEAVAVVAGGGTVVDPEVVRQLLRRRRDPLERLTPREREVLGLMAEGRSNASICRELVVSEAAVGKHIGNILAKLDLPPAVESHRRVLAVLEFLRS; the protein is encoded by the coding sequence CTGCGGGTGGTCCTCGCCGAGGACGCGGTGCTGCTCCGGGAGGGCCTGATCGGCCTGCTGGGCCGCTTCGGCCACCGGGTGGTGGCGGCCGTCGGCGACGCCGAGGCGCTGCGGGCGGCCGTCGAGGCGCACCGGCCGGACATCGTGGTCACGGACGTCCGGATGCCGCCGGGGCAGAGCGACGAAGGCCTGCGGGCGGCCGTCGCCCTGCGCGAGCGGTGGCCCGGCCTGCCGGTGCTGGTGCTCAGCCAGTACGTCCAACGCTCGTACGCAGCTGAGCTGTTGGACTCCGGCGACGGCTCCGGGGTCGGCTACCTGCTGAAGGACCGGGTCGGCCAGGTGGAGGAGTTCCTGGAAGCGGTCGCCGTGGTGGCCGGCGGCGGCACCGTCGTCGACCCCGAGGTGGTCCGCCAGCTCCTGCGCCGCCGCCGGGACCCGCTGGAGCGGCTCACCCCGCGCGAGCGGGAGGTGCTGGGCCTGATGGCCGAGGGCCGGTCGAACGCCTCGATCTGTCGCGAGCTCGTGGTCTCCGAGGCCGCGGTGGGCAAGCACATCGGCAACATCCTGGCCAAACTCGACCTGCCGCCGGCCGTGGAGTCGCACCGCCGGGTGCTGGCGGTGCTGGAGTTCCTGCGGAGCTGA
- a CDS encoding DUF2254 domain-containing protein, whose product MRPIRARGEALGEYLRGALWVLPLVAVALALLAGGTLSRVRVPDSSPLHSLAFAGTAADARDVLTAISATMVTVIALVLGLTIVALQVASTQFSPRLLRNFLRDRPNQVVLAVFVATFAYSTAGLYTVGTADAADEDFPRIAVTGAIVLVFVSLGMLVYFVHHVAHSIRIDTVMNTVARNTVRGLPPPAAAAAAQDGSGPDPPPGAVVLHSPHSGYLQTFHPERLLEEAVRQDAVVAVTARVGDHVVAGVEPLALAWSRSGGPVADRAALARALHQAVAVGPERTLQQDTAFGMRQLVDIGLRTLSPAINDPYSAVQVLDRLATVLCPLGARPLGDEGFTDADGRLRVSAAGHRYAEYLDLACGQIRRYGCAEPAVCLALLRLLGDAAATVTAPARRAAVAEQARLVLLDAEAHVRQPADLLPVRALAARLGLP is encoded by the coding sequence ATGCGTCCGATCCGGGCCCGGGGCGAGGCCCTCGGCGAGTACCTGCGCGGCGCCCTGTGGGTCCTGCCCCTGGTCGCCGTGGCGCTGGCCCTGCTCGCGGGCGGCACGCTGTCGCGGGTACGGGTCCCGGACTCCTCGCCGCTGCACTCGTTGGCCTTCGCCGGCACCGCCGCCGACGCCCGGGACGTCCTGACCGCGATCAGCGCCACCATGGTGACGGTGATCGCGCTGGTCCTCGGCCTGACCATCGTCGCGCTGCAGGTGGCCTCCACCCAGTTCTCGCCCCGGCTGCTGCGCAACTTCCTGCGCGACCGGCCCAACCAGGTGGTGCTGGCCGTCTTCGTCGCCACCTTCGCCTACAGCACCGCGGGGCTCTACACCGTCGGCACCGCCGACGCGGCGGACGAGGACTTCCCCCGGATCGCGGTCACCGGTGCGATCGTGCTGGTCTTCGTCAGCCTCGGCATGCTCGTCTACTTCGTGCACCACGTGGCGCACTCGATCCGGATCGACACCGTGATGAACACCGTGGCGCGCAACACCGTCCGGGGCCTGCCCCCGCCCGCCGCCGCGGCCGCCGCCCAGGACGGCTCGGGCCCGGACCCGCCGCCCGGTGCGGTCGTGCTCCACTCGCCGCACTCCGGCTACCTGCAGACCTTCCACCCGGAGCGGCTGCTGGAGGAGGCGGTTCGCCAGGACGCGGTGGTCGCCGTGACCGCCCGGGTCGGTGACCACGTGGTGGCCGGGGTCGAGCCGCTGGCACTGGCCTGGTCCCGCTCCGGCGGACCGGTCGCGGACCGGGCCGCGCTCGCCCGCGCGCTGCACCAGGCGGTGGCCGTCGGCCCGGAACGCACCCTCCAGCAGGACACCGCCTTCGGGATGCGCCAGCTCGTCGACATCGGCCTGCGGACCCTGTCGCCCGCGATCAACGACCCGTACAGCGCCGTCCAGGTGCTCGACCGGCTCGCCACCGTGCTCTGCCCGCTCGGTGCCCGCCCGCTGGGCGACGAGGGCTTCACCGACGCGGACGGCCGGCTGCGGGTGAGCGCGGCCGGCCACCGGTACGCCGAGTACCTCGACCTCGCCTGCGGCCAGATCCGCCGGTACGGCTGCGCCGAACCGGCCGTCTGCCTGGCCCTGCTGCGGCTGCTCGGGGACGCCGCCGCCACCGTCACCGCCCCGGCCCGCCGGGCCGCCGTCGCCGAGCAGGCCCGGCTGGTGCTGCTGGACGCGGAGGCCCACGTCAGGCAGCCCGCGGACCTGCTGCCGGTGCGTGCGCTCGCCGCCCGGCTGGGCCTGCCCTGA
- a CDS encoding dipeptidase encodes MTDDLARRIDELMPRAKSDLAELVAIPSVADPRQYPPERCREAAEWVAAAFTEAGLQDVHLEETPDGSHAVIGHRPPPPGAPTVLLYCHYDVQPPLDDAAWTSPPFELTERDGRWYGRGTADCKGNIVMHLTALRALGDDIPVGLKLVAEGSEEQGTGGLEEYVPPHAGELHADALLVCDTGNAAVGVPTATITLRGLANVVVTVRALEGDVHSGMFGGPAPDALAALVRILDSLRDEHGGTRIDGLDCEGTWAGVGYDEAQFRADAGVVDGVSLTGTGAVADRLWARPAVTVLGIDCPPVVGSAAAVPGTARARVSLRVPPGTDPGAARDALTAHLKAAAPWGVRVEVENESTGSPFEAATGGPAYGALDTAMREVYGKPMAFLGQGGSIPLCNVFARTYPSAEIILMGVEEPRCLIHAPDESVDPEEIRHMAHVEALFLQNYAKAGRP; translated from the coding sequence ATGACCGACGACCTGGCCCGGCGCATCGACGAACTGATGCCCCGGGCGAAGAGCGACCTGGCCGAGCTGGTGGCGATCCCGTCCGTCGCCGACCCGCGGCAGTACCCGCCGGAGCGGTGCCGGGAAGCCGCCGAGTGGGTCGCCGCGGCCTTCACCGAGGCGGGCCTCCAGGACGTCCATCTGGAGGAGACGCCCGACGGCAGCCACGCCGTGATCGGGCACCGCCCGCCGCCGCCCGGCGCGCCGACCGTCCTGCTGTACTGCCACTACGACGTGCAGCCACCGCTCGACGACGCCGCCTGGACCTCCCCGCCGTTCGAGCTGACCGAGCGGGACGGCCGCTGGTACGGGCGCGGCACGGCGGACTGCAAGGGCAACATCGTCATGCACCTCACCGCCCTGCGGGCGCTCGGCGACGACATCCCGGTGGGCCTGAAGCTCGTCGCCGAGGGCTCGGAGGAGCAGGGCACCGGCGGGCTGGAGGAGTACGTCCCGCCGCACGCCGGGGAGCTGCACGCGGACGCGCTGCTGGTCTGCGACACCGGCAACGCCGCCGTCGGCGTGCCGACCGCCACCATCACCCTGCGGGGCCTGGCCAACGTGGTGGTCACCGTGCGGGCGCTGGAGGGGGACGTGCACTCCGGGATGTTCGGCGGGCCGGCGCCCGACGCCCTGGCCGCACTGGTACGCATCCTCGACTCGCTGCGGGACGAGCACGGCGGCACCCGGATCGACGGCCTGGACTGCGAGGGCACCTGGGCGGGCGTCGGCTACGACGAGGCGCAGTTCCGCGCCGACGCCGGCGTGGTCGACGGCGTCTCGCTGACCGGCACCGGCGCCGTGGCGGACCGGCTCTGGGCCCGGCCCGCCGTGACGGTGCTGGGCATCGACTGCCCCCCGGTGGTCGGCTCGGCCGCCGCCGTCCCGGGCACCGCCCGGGCCCGGGTCAGCCTGCGGGTGCCGCCGGGCACCGACCCGGGGGCGGCCCGGGACGCGCTGACCGCGCACCTGAAGGCCGCCGCCCCGTGGGGCGTCCGGGTCGAGGTGGAGAACGAGAGCACCGGCTCGCCGTTCGAGGCCGCCACCGGCGGGCCCGCCTACGGCGCGCTCGACACCGCGATGCGGGAGGTCTACGGCAAGCCGATGGCCTTCCTCGGACAGGGCGGCTCGATCCCGTTGTGCAACGTTTTCGCCCGCACCTACCCCTCGGCGGAGATCATTCTGATGGGCGTGGAGGAACCGCGCTGCCTCATCCACGCCCCCGACGAGAGTGTCGACCCGGAGGAGATCCGCCACATGGCGCACGTCGAAGCCCTGTTCCTGCAGAACTACGCGAAGGCCGGCCGGCCGTGA
- a CDS encoding aminopeptidase P family protein, with protein MDRATADATAAGLAGLVIAPGPDLEYLCGYRPTAITERLTALVLTTGREPALVVPKLERPDAEKAPGVPGLRLVDWSDGEDPYASAVPLLDAGGRYGVSDSAWAMHLLGLQSALPRSGWTSLTAALPMLRAVKDTDELERLAAAGGAADAAYRRILEVEFAGRRESDVAADLSALLIHYGHSQVDFTVVGSGPNGADPHHEADDRVIRTGDTVVLDFGGLKDGYGSDTTRTVYVGTEVPAEVQEVHDVVRRAQQLAFEAVRPGVECQEIDRVARRVITEAGYGEYFIHRTGHGIGITTHEPPYMVEGERQRLVPGMCFSIEPGIYLPGRFGVRIEDIVTVTDRAGRRFNNTPHELQCVS; from the coding sequence ATGGACCGCGCCACCGCCGACGCCACCGCCGCCGGCCTGGCCGGCCTGGTCATCGCCCCCGGCCCGGACCTGGAGTACCTCTGCGGCTACCGGCCCACCGCGATCACCGAGCGGCTGACCGCACTGGTCCTCACCACCGGGCGGGAGCCGGCCCTGGTGGTGCCCAAGCTGGAGCGGCCGGACGCCGAGAAGGCCCCCGGCGTGCCCGGGCTGCGGCTGGTCGACTGGTCGGACGGCGAGGACCCGTACGCGAGCGCCGTCCCGCTGCTGGACGCCGGCGGGCGGTACGGCGTCTCCGACTCGGCCTGGGCGATGCACCTGCTCGGCCTGCAGTCCGCCCTGCCACGCAGCGGCTGGACCTCGCTCACCGCCGCGCTGCCGATGCTGCGGGCCGTCAAGGACACCGACGAGCTGGAACGGCTGGCCGCCGCCGGGGGCGCCGCCGACGCCGCGTACCGGCGGATCCTGGAGGTGGAGTTCGCCGGCCGGCGGGAGAGCGACGTGGCCGCCGACCTCAGCGCGCTGCTCATCCACTACGGGCACAGCCAGGTCGACTTCACCGTGGTCGGATCGGGTCCGAACGGCGCCGACCCGCACCACGAGGCCGACGACCGGGTCATCCGTACGGGTGACACCGTGGTGCTCGACTTCGGCGGGCTCAAGGACGGCTACGGCTCCGACACCACCCGCACGGTGTACGTCGGCACCGAGGTGCCCGCCGAGGTGCAGGAGGTCCACGACGTGGTGCGCCGCGCCCAGCAGCTGGCCTTCGAGGCGGTCCGGCCGGGCGTGGAGTGCCAGGAGATCGACCGGGTGGCCCGGCGGGTGATCACCGAGGCCGGGTACGGGGAGTACTTCATCCACCGCACCGGCCACGGCATCGGGATCACCACCCATGAGCCGCCGTACATGGTCGAGGGCGAACGGCAGCGGCTGGTGCCGGGCATGTGCTTCTCGATCGAACCGGGGATCTATCTCCCGGGGCGTTTCGGCGTCCGGATCGAGGACATCGTCACCGTGACCGACCGGGCCGGCCGCCGGTTCAACAACACCCCGCACGAACTGCAGTGCGTCAGCTGA
- the mug gene encoding G/U mismatch-specific DNA glycosylase — protein MPTSSRPTAEQLAAAQDATIPDVAGPGLTVLFCGINPGLWSGATGRHFARPGNRFWPALHRSGFTPRQLRPDEQDQLLDLGLGITNVAARTTAKADELTRAELLEGGAALAERVARLRPRALAVLGIGAYRTAFGQPRATVGRRPEGLGDTEVWVLPNPSGLNAHYTLDALAAEFRKLREAVGRPE, from the coding sequence GTGCCGACCTCCTCCCGCCCCACCGCCGAACAGCTCGCCGCCGCCCAGGACGCGACCATCCCCGACGTCGCCGGGCCCGGACTCACCGTGCTCTTCTGCGGCATCAACCCGGGCCTGTGGTCCGGCGCCACCGGCCGGCACTTCGCCCGCCCCGGCAACCGCTTCTGGCCGGCCCTGCACCGCTCCGGCTTCACCCCCCGCCAGCTGCGGCCCGACGAGCAGGACCAGCTGCTCGACCTGGGCCTCGGCATCACCAACGTCGCCGCTCGCACCACCGCCAAGGCCGACGAGCTCACCCGGGCCGAGCTGCTGGAGGGCGGCGCCGCCCTCGCCGAACGCGTCGCCCGGCTGCGCCCGCGCGCCCTCGCGGTGCTGGGCATCGGCGCCTACCGGACGGCCTTCGGGCAGCCGCGCGCCACGGTGGGGCGCCGGCCGGAGGGGCTCGGCGACACCGAGGTGTGGGTGCTGCCCAACCCCAGCGGCCTGAACGCGCACTACACCCTGGACGCGCTGGCGGCGGAGTTCCGCAAGCTCCGGGAGGCCGTCGGCCGGCCGGAGTGA